CTGCCGGGCAGCTGTGGCGCCCTCTGTGGGGCCCATCGCAGGCCCGGGGGGTTCCTGGACAAGGCACGTCGGGCTTTGGCCTGGATGTGGGAGGCCTTGAAGGGACCTCAGGGGAGAAGAAATGGACCGGGGGGGTGGTGAGGGGTGGGCGTTTCTAGGGCTTCGAGGGGGCCTGTTTTGCTGTGAGGATCCACTGTCCCCTCCAcagagttaaaaaaacaaaacaaaacaacacatcATATATATTTACCAGACCAGAAGCGCTGACCCCGGAAgcctccctcacccccatccagggggagggggagatcctCCTGGTCCACCgacaaagagagaggagagaacctgccccagcccctccctgcccaccccgcTCCCGCCCAGGAAGGACTGACAGAGTGCTTTGCATAGATACAGAGTCAGAGGAGTGGGGCCAGGGGGTGCCCTTGTagcggggaggggggcagaagagctcccccagcccctcctggagGCTGTGAGGAGGGGTGTTTGGTCAGGGTTTCTCCGGTGGGGGCCTCACAGGTCGCTCTCGCCGTACAGGGCTGTGGAGAAGGACTTGTAGTCGAGGGCCCCGGGCACAGCATCAGGGCCCTGGTATGGGGCCATGCGGGCGATGCAGTACTCTGCCTGGTCGGGGGGCAGCTCTCTCCGCAGCTCCTCGGCTGTGATGAAGTTCTGGGGGCGGCAGGGCGGGAATCTGGGTCACCGCCGACACGGCCGCTGGCCCACCCGGCCCCTCACGCCCAGCCCTGGCCGTGAGGGCCCCTCCCCGCCGGCCGCTGGGTGCCTCCCAGGTGTCTTGCTCACCTTGTCCCCGGCCAGGACCTTGAAGGAGGCGATGACCTGGTCGGCCGTGTCTGTGTCGGTGGTCTCCCTCGACATGAAGTCGATGAAGGCTTGGAAGGTCACGAGGCCGCTGTGGTTGGGGTCAACCACGCTCATGATGCGGTTGAACTCGGCATCGCCCTGTGAGGGGGGTGGGCGGGGACAGGCGGCCTTTCAGTGGGGCAGGGCGGCCGGGCCGGCCCGGTGGCTAGAACCGGGTTAGGAGAACAGGGCCCGACCCCAGCGCACACGACAGGTGTCGTGAGTCCGCCTCCAAGGGTCTTGGCTCCCGGCCGActgccccacctgccccagaCCTGGGACGCCTACCCTGTGGGAAGTGGGGAGTTGGGGAGTGGATCTAACAGGTCTACTGCTCCTCAGCCCTGGTTCACAAGTTAGCTCCGGAGGgcgaggaagaaagaaagaaagaaagagaaagagaaggggagagagctgGAGGCCTGACCTCCTCTCTCCAGAGACTTCCAGAAAAGGAGGTAGGAGGCTCAGGGAGTCATCGGAGGGACCCCAACCAGCAGATGCAGcagaggaggagcagggaggCCAGGCCGTGCTGCTCTGGTGGAGGAGTGTCCCCGAGGACGTGGACATTCTGGAGGCggtgaggagggggaggaggagggtgaggaggaggaggagggggagggacggaggaaggggaggaggagaggaggagggggaggaggagaggcacaGCGGCAAGGGCAGGCAGAGGCGGCATACCAGGCTGTATCCCGTGGAGATAAGCAGAGCCCTGAAGTCATCGGAGTCCATGCTGCCTGTCTGCTTCTGCTTGAGGACGCAGGGACAGCAGAGGAGACCGGGCCCAGAGAAGGCAAGAGGGGCCGCCCCGTGTGCACAGCGGGGAAACAGGAGAGTGGCAGGGAGCGGGGGAGACAGAGGCGGCCCCGAGAGACCAGGTAAGAGGGAAGGTGTCCGGAGAGACACAGGGCAGGGAGGCAAGAGAGCCCGTGAAATGGCACACATGATGGAAAGGGGTGGGACGGCCAGAgggaggggagacagagagaaggagagagagagaaagagaagagcagtTAATGCCACAGTCCACTGGGGCCCAGGGGGCGCGTACCTGCCGGTCATTCTCCACGTCGTAGCCCAGGCTGATGAGGCAGGCCTTGAACTCCTCCGGCCCCAGCGCCCCGCCGTGGTCCTGCCGGCGTCCGAAGGCAGGTGTGCacaaggggcggtgtggagaccGGGCCGGCACCGAGGCGGGGAGAGGGGCCCAGGTCACATGCAGAGGGCGGGGGAAGGGGACACACGGGGGAGGGAAACACAGAGTTAGAGGTGACGTGGACAAGGTGATGGCCAAGGCAGGGCAGGTGGAGGGGCGTGGGTGGCCTGGAGGGCAGTCAGAGGcctcctcccagctcctctgGGCCAGAGCAGGGGTGGGAGCTGAGAGGTGCCAGGATTGAGGCTTGAGTCCCAGGACTcttgggagggaaggggggagctCTCCTCACCTCCAGGAtttggggtgggagaagggggaTTGCACCCCGTCCTGCTGGGCCCCTGCCTAACGCCCAGAGCACATGCTACCCACAGAAAGCAGGCAGATGACACATCAGGCCCCGCAGGGCCTGGGGCAAACTGGTGCTCAGGGCCCCTCTAAAGGGGCTGCCAGACCAAATCTGACTTTTAAGgacactgtgtgtatgtgtgggtcaGATCCCTGGTGTGCTGGGACCTGTCTGTTCAGGGTTGCATGGGCAGGTAGGCGAGGACGCACAGCCCCTGGGGCAGGGCTAGAgactcccctccctttctcttcccgAGGGAAGCTGCCCATGCTGTGGGTCGAGGTGATGCACATCTGCACCCCCTTCAGTGGCCGGGGCCCTACCGGCCCCTGTGAGTGGCCCGTGACACTCGGCAACTGTGATGTGAACAAACGGACAGATGCAAAGACGGAGGGGCAAGGTGAGGGGTGACAGTGGGGAGGGAAGACACCAAGGGGCAGGGCGAGCGGCTCACCTTGTCGAAGTGATTGAAGGACGCCCGGAACTCCTGCATCTGCTCTTGGCTGATGCCCTTGGCGTCGCGGGTGAGGATTTGGTTCTCGACCTCGTTGATGGTGCGGGCGATGGTGGTGAGCAGCTGCTCCCAGCCCACGCGGATGTGCTGCGGGAGGAATGAGGGCGTGAGTGTGGGCTGGGCCGGCAGCTGGGGATGCTGGGACCACCGCAGCCGTAGCTGAGCGGGGCTCGGAACTGCCTTCTCCTTGTGCGGGGCTGTGTGTGGCCTGGAGTCAGGCTCGCCCTAACTTTCCCCCAAACGCAGCCCAGCCCCACACTCTCCCGTGTGGCTCATGTGCACAGGGACACAGGCACGGTGCCCGCCTACTGCCTCTGCCAACCAGCGGGGTTCACGTCACACCGGTGTACGTCCCAGTGACGGACGCAGCAGACAACCGGGCCCCGATACCTGTGCCAGGATCCACAGGGAAACTTTGCAGAGACATGCTGGGCAACGTTTAACTAGCTTTCTGGGGCAACAGCCCTTCCCCCCTTTTATTTGGTGGTGATCTGCATGGTCTAAGTGCTGTCACCACGGACCATTTCAAGCTACCACTATGATGGCAACCCGCCCTGATGCTATGACCTGGCGGCAGCGAGCCGGCACGCGGGATTCCCGCACATGCTGGCTGGATCTGCGTCAAGTGAGGATGAAATGGCTGAGGCCACACTGGGGGGCGGGTGCTGCCTGCCCTCCCAGCTCTCCAGGGAGCTTGTCTTGAGATGTGTGTTGTCATGGCGATGGGAGAGTAGTGGTAGagaaactgtgatttttaaaaacgtGTAAACGTTGGATCTAGTCTTTTTGGTCAGAGAGAAAGGGGAGACAGAGCAAGTGGGAGACACTTTTCTACGGGGGGAAGAAAACCATTTGGAACAAGACAGCCGGGCCCTGCCTGGGCTGCCACAAGAATCCTCCAAGCTGGTGAAGGGACAGCGGGGGCACGGCGGGCTTGCCTCCATGGTGTAGTTGGTGTGCTTGTTGTCGAAGATGAGGGCCTCCTGGATGAGCTGGTGCTGCTGCTCCAGCAGGTCCAGGTTCGGCTTGTAGTCCACGATGCTGCGCTCGTACTGCTTCAGGTGGCTCAGCTGGTCCTCCAGAGTCCCATTCATCTCGATGGAGATGCGCCCGATCTCCTGCACAGAGGGTGGTGCTACTGGGGGGCGGGACTGGCAGACCTCGGCCACGACCAGCCACCCGGAGGAGGCCTGTTGCTGGCCGCCCCAATGCCAGGGCGCCCGCCGCCCGGGGCCTCTGCCCAGGGGTCCCCTCCGGGAAGGCCTGCCGCCTGCTGCCCCCCAGCGTAACAGCGGCCACGATGCAGTTTCGGCACCGGCACTCCACAGGGCTAACCTCACTGCTCCCCGCTTGACTCCCCGTGAGGCCCAAGGCTGGGACGGGCCTATTCCACggaggtggaaactgaggcccaaagagggcaACTTATGACattaagaggcagagccaggatcggAACCCCGGCCTGGCGACTTCAGAACCCGTGCTCTTGGGCACGAGCGCCCCACGCCTCGCTTCCCACGGCGACGAAGCCGTGCAGGGGGCACTGAGCCCCGCGGCCGACCTGCCCGATCCTCTCTCGGGCTGTCGTGAGTTTCAGTGAGGCCACTTCGGTCAGTGGGGTGCCTAGTGCTTAGTGAGCCCTCGGTAAGTGGTGGCCTGAGTCGCAGTCGGCATGGTTACAAGCCTTCCCGCAGCTGGGTCACGAGGGCAGAGTGAGGGCGCGGTGAGGGTCTGAGCTCGGACCACCTTGGTCACAGCTACACCACAGTGCTTGTGATGGGGCTGGCACAGGGCGGTGCCCAAAAGTGTCTCTTGAGGGAATGAAGTAATGGGTTTCCTCATCCTTTtagggatgagaaaactgagccacaGAGGTTAAACTGTGCCTGACTCCCGATCTTAAGTCAAGGGGAGAGTCGAGACTCGAACCCATCTCTACCTGACCCCTAAGCACGGTTTCCCTCTGAACGCTGCTGCCATTTCCACGAATATGTTATGGACACTCCTAATCCCACGAGGCCACGAGAGCTGGGTCCCAGATCCACCAGGCCCCCGAGTCCACCGGCCCCATGGAGCACTGGGGCCCTCCCACCGGGGGTAAGCAGCAGCCTCCTGTTCAGTGGGGGCTCTTCCTCAACTCTGCCCTGAGATTCTCCTGGGCCCAGCAGGGCTGGGGCGACTCGCCCTCACCTCCATCTTAGTCTGGATCCAGGGCCCCACGATGTTGGCCTGGCTGGCGAACTGGCGGCGGAGGTGCTCGTTGGACTGCTGTTTGCTCTGCTCCTCCAGGAGTGCGTGGTCCCGCTTGGGCACCAGCTGCTGCACCTGGGGAAGGGGACGCAGGCAGGAGCGGTCAGGGGGGCGGCCCCCTCGCCTGGCCGGTCCCGGCCCTGCCGGTGGGTGGGTGCCGCCTACCTTCTCCCACTTGGAGTTGATGATCTGGGGCGTGACGGTGGTGTAGGGGTTGCTGCCTGACAGCTTGATGTGGTTGCTCTCGGCGATCCTCTGGGCCTCCTTGTGGATGGCCAGGATGGCCTCCCGTTCCCTGTCGGCGTCCGGCAGTGTTGACTTGAACTGGTCGTGGGCTGAGATCAGGCCCTGGGGGCGGGAAGAGAAGGGATGAGGGTGCAGCCCGGCCCCGTGGAGGCCCCACGAGCCACGAGAagggcggggaggggaaggggcggaCCTCGATTTCCTCGATGGTGTGGACAATGAACATGTCCTGGAGGTCCTCCATGGCGCTCTCCATCCAGTTGTTAAAAGGGGCCGCCCGCTTGGCGTACTCCAGGTGCAGCTGGTCAATGGTCTCCAGCTGCTTCTCCGTTTTCTGGTGCGTGTTGGGAGGGACggggacagaggagggaggtCAGTAGGCTAGCAGGAGGTGTGTATTGTGGAGAGGGGTCCGGGGGCACCAAGGGGTCAGGGGAAGACCCCTGCTCTGAGGGCAACGAGGCACAGACCTCGGCGGGTGGCATCgccccctcctcacctccagggcttccctgcgaCTGTGGGTCAGAGAGCCAAGGGCATCCCACTGGTCGCAGATCTTCTGGCAGCGGGTGTTGACGTTGTGGGAGTCGTAGTAATCCAGCTCGCTGTGGGCCGGGCAGAGGGTGATGAGATCCAGCAGGGGTAGCCAGGGTGTGCTGGACCCACCCGCCCCCAGGTGTCCCAGGCCCTGATATCCCCAGGTACCAGGGGATATCAACACTTAAGCACATCAGTCATCAATCACCCCTCTGGCCTGGGGCAGGAGGAATTGGCGGGGAGAGGATAACAGAGCTTGCTGTCACTGTAAGCTGACGCAGGGCTCCCAGAGTGTGGCCCTCGACCATCCCTGTAGGCTGGCGAAATCTCAGTtgcccgaccaggggtcgaacccagacccccagcagtggaagcacagagagtcctaaccactggaccaccagggaagtcccctggattgctttttccatttaaagaaagTCTAGCAGAGCACACTGGTTAGAGAATAAGGCTCTGGAGCCAAGTTCCCTAGGTGTGAATTCCAGCTCTCCAATTTTGAACTTGTGTGACCCTGGGCGAACACACCGGGACCAGGCGGCCCAGGTTCCAGCCCTATCTCactccctagctgtgtgaccttgggcaggccccttggcctctctgtgcctcagttcccatCCTGTAACACAGGACTGCTGGGGGATTAAATGAGCTGGTACATGTAGAGCACTAAGTGCCCTGAGTTTCTGTCATGACCATTAATCAACGCTCAGCCGGGCTGTCCATCCAGGCTCATCCTGGCCGGCCCTGGGCCCTCAGACTCATCTTCAGGGGAACGGACAGCACCCCAAACagccctccctttctcctccagGGCTACTGTCCAGAAAGCTGCCTCAGGGACTGCCTGTTCCCCGGCTCAAGGTAATGGGTTTCACATGGCTGTTCCCAGTGCCTGAGAAGTGGGCTGGCCTAGGATTTCCTCCAAGTCTGTTTCTCACTGGCTTCCAGGAGCTTGCCTGtcaatggggggtgggggacctGCCCATGTCCCACCCCACAACCCCTGAGGGTGGTGGACGTCTGCGTCTGTGACCTCACTCTCCTCGGCCTGGGCATGCCAGGTACAGGGGCTCGATCCTAGGGGAGCTGCAGGACCCCAAGGGGTGCCCCCAACAGTGCTCAATGGGGATGCCGTGTCCCCGGGACTGTGAAGACCCAGTGGTACTTCTGCCTGTGGGTGAGCAAACAGGGAGCCCCCAGAGCAGCTGGGCAGTGTGGAGGGCGTGAGTCAGGGAGGAAGCCAGCCCTGCCCGGTGAGGGGCTCCACCGGGCATCGCTGCTAGGCCCCAGCCTTGTAGGAACAGGAGAAATTTGGGGATGACTGTGACAGGGTAGCGGGTGTCTGTGGAAAGGGCAGTTCCAGCCAAGGATCCTATTTTTGAGCAGACGGCTATTTTGGGAGCCCTGCCGCCCTCCAGGGCCTGTGGATTTTCCATGAAGTAATGGCCTGGGCCTCCCACTCCCTGGGCCCTGCTTGCTGCTGGCTGCCGAGCTGGTGGAATAAGGCCCCTTTCACTGGCTCTGGAGGTTCAGTGTACTAATTGTGTGCACAAGTTTATCTGACtggggcggggaagggagggCAGAGGACCGACTGCCTGGAAGCTCTTACAATAAGTGTATTCTGAGCAGCAGAGGGAAGGGGCCGGAAAGAACAATGGGCTCTCTGTGCAGCCAGATTCCCTCAGGGAGCAGGGGGTGGGAGCGGCGTGGGCTAGGCCGCCCACCACATCAGGGGGCCAGGGGGTCTCCCTGGTGtggcaggcagaggagggggagcCCAGGGACCCCAACAGCCTGAGGAATCAGGACAAGGGGTCAGAGACCCCCCCCTTCTGCTGGAGAATCTAGATCCCACTGTTTCTCATCTGGGGTAAAGACAAGGTGGGCAAAAGGCATCATCCTGTAAGGCTCTCCCCTGGCATCTGAAAGGAGGGTGTGAGGGTGGAAAGGGCTGGGGGACCCCATGCCACCACTGCTCTACCGCTGCTCTGGACTGGGTGCTGGAGGGGAAGCAGGTGACGGGGAACCACGAGCCCACACGTACTTGAGCTCCTGGGCGATGGCGGCAATCTGCTCCACGCGGTCCTGGTGTGCGGCCAGGTCGCTCTCGAAGGCCTCGTGCTTGCGGATGAGGGCTTTGATGTCTGACAGGGTGGCCGTCTCATAGTCCCGGTGCCTCAGCATGGCCTCCTTccctggggtggggcagagggcagggggcgCTTCATCAACAGTGCCAGAGGGATGTCcggccagagggagggagacggggTGTGGACCCCACGCCCTGCCTTGCCGAGGATGGTGCCATGAAAGCTAGAAACTTCCAGAGCCTTTTTCCTTGCCCTTTGCAGGGATCTCTACGCTCAGCTAGATCCCAGATGGAGCTGGAAGACACTGTGGGGCTGGTGGGCCTGAGGCAAATCCCAATTCAAGCTGTGGGTTCTAAATTTAGTATCCTTTATTGGTAGACGGTAAGAATTTGGAATGTGCTACCAGGGCTGGAAATGTGGACACCTATCTGCGGACCGCTGTGATCCGGAGAAGCAGCTGGCGTTGCAGCCGTGCCTCAGCagtgggggggaaggggaagtctGAGTCAGGGCTCTTCCAGGAGCCTGACCCCTGGCACTTGGGCGCCAGGCCCCCTTGGGGTGGGAGTCCTATCACACATCTATTGCTCCACACTATCCTAAGGGCTTTCCATGTGCAGCGAGGCAGGGCCCATTGTCAGGCCCTgtgaaggaagagaggaacaCTGCTATTAGTCCTGGAGCCTGGCTAATTATACACCCCAGAACAGAAGCTCAAGTGAGCCCTGCAAGCACAGTAAGGTACTGCAAAGAACCAAGGGGAAAACGCTGGCCGGGAAAGGTGGCTGGGACCCCCAACCCCTAAAACTACCTCAGGACCCCTGGAGCGGCAGCTCAGAGACccccctcctcagctggcaccAGAAAATCCAACCAACAGCTGCCCGCCTAGAGCAGGGGATGGCAGACAGCTTCTCCCCACCTGCTCTTCCACTGTAAACGCGGCCAGTGGCAGCCCAAGGTTAAAACCTCAATGAGGGGATGCTGAGAAGGCCGATCACCAGTCAGTCCCATCTGCATCTCAGCCACCCCGTGGACAGGGTCCGGCACTGGCGGACAGGAGGTGGCAGCCTGGGAGACTGACTGCACTGGCCCTGCCACTCCAGCCCCGCGGCAGCAGGCTCAACCACAAAGGCAAGCTTGCAATTCCCTTCTCCAAATTGCTTTCTCCCAAGGGTGGGAACCAGAAATAGTAGGTTACTCCTTTTCTGCCTCAGCAGAGTTTCAGCAAGGGAGCTGCTAGGGGTGCGCTGGCAAGAATCGGGAGGAGGGGGCCACAGCCACGGCTGCCTGGGATCCAGGCCAAGGGGCCGCCAGGCTGAGGAGGGGGATGAGGGCTCATTTTTGCTTTTCCCCCAGACAATCTAAGACCCTGGAAGAAGCATCCACATGGGCGCTCACTCCTGCAGGCTGTAGGGATGGTGAGGGGGCACAGAGTGATGGTGGCTCAACCCGCCCTCTGCCCCCCAACCCCTCACAGGTGAGGAGGCTGCTACACCCGGCTTCCAGGGGTGTAGAGGGGTCGGGAGGCTGGTCTCTCCTCCTGTTTTGCATAATTGGGTGGTTCAGAGGACAGAGGCTTCAGGCCTTGGGAATGAGAGTGGACAGGCCTGCCTGGGGACTCTGGGCTAATGCAAGAGGCAGGGCCAGATGCCAAAGTGCCTGTGGGGAggtaggggtggggcaggggcgtGTGGAGTTGGGCCCTGGCTGAAGACTGGGCCACTTCTCCTAAATGCCTTCTGGTGAAGGCTGGCCAGAGTGGCTCCCAGGGAAAGAGCTCTGGTGGGCCATCACATCCACACCCCTCGGCCTCAGGAGACCATCTTCTCAGGGCCTCTTGGAGCCCCAGGAGAGAAGCTGGAGGGCTGATAAGAGGCCCCCAAGAAGGGAAATCCACAGGGATGACACTCAGAGCCTAAGAAAGGATGATGGAGCTACAACACGTGGATAATGACAGGAGACAGCTCAGTCCAAGCGTGGGACACGGGTGTTGCAAAATCCACTTACATGTCCAAGGGCCCTTTAACAAGAAAGATGTCAAATTCTGCAGTTCCCTGGGCAGGGACCTCACCTACCTGGAAACTGCTGAGCATAGCGAAGAGGTTCAAgaggtgtttgttgaatgaatgaagaacaaACGAATAAACTAAATGCCAACATCCCCTCCCTCAGGTTTGGGGGCGCAGAACCCAGGGGCACCATTTCTGTGAGGCAGAGGGAGGTGCCTGCATCCCTGGCCCAGGCTACCTTTTCCTCGCCTTGCCTTCTGGCTTCCCCTCCTCTGCATTCCTTCCCTGGCAGAGGAGGGATCAGGGTATTGCTCTGGATCTGGAAGCTGCCGTTGGAGAGCAGCTGGCCTGAGCTAATGTGAGGAGGGCATTAGCTGGGCTGCAGCTGCGGACACAGGTGACACAGGCCCAGGTCGGCGGATCCTGCAGAGCTGCGTGTCCGCATGCTGGCAAGGGTGGGGCAGGCTCCGTATGGGTGCCTCTGGGTGGGTCTCAGCAACTGACCAGGGTTGGGGCTGCCTGCCAAATAgctgggtgggtggggccagAGGAGCCCCCAGGGGCTCAGTGAGGATCTCGCAGGGacctgggagggtgggagggatgaaAAACCACACTGAGCAATGCAAGGAAGTGTGAGACCAGCTGGGCAGAGTGGTGGCAGGagggccagggcagggagggcaggaggcagcCAGTAGTGGGAGGGTGGGAGCCCAGTGGAAGGCGCTCGGCTCTCCCAGGCGCTGGCCGTTTCCTGAAAGCTTTTGGGCCCCTGGGATCCGGAATCTCAGCCGTGGTGTGGGTCCCGACCGAGGGCCAGGGACGTGACGGAATTCCACATCCCGAGCCAAGGGAACAGGCAGCTGCAGAGCTGCCGAGAAACCAGAGTCACTGCTGCCCTTGTGGGAGAGGGCCCTCGGGGGAGGCACCGGGACAGGGCAGAGGGGAGAAAGAGCTCCCACGGCGGGCCACGCCGAAGGGTGCGTGGCTGGTGGTCAGTGAGCAGCAGGTGCAAGTCGGGCAGCAGGGCCAGGAGGTGGATCCCTGGCCCATTCTAAGGACAGCGCTCAGGATCACAGACCATCCAGCACTGGCTCTTCAGTGTGAAGTCCACAGTCTCAAAGGGTGCAGGGCACGGAAGGCAGGCTGTGTGAACCCAGGCTGCCAGAGAGGGGAGGGCATACCCCCATGCCCACCCTGGCCCGGAGGGGCGCCATACTCAGGGGAGACGTGGCAGAGTGACAGGGACAGGGGCCACGTCCCTGTGCAGCTGGCACAGGGTCCAGTGACCCAGGAAGGAGTCCACCTGTAAGTAATCTCTGAGGCCAGGGCAGATTGGGTGGACCTGGCCCCAAACTGTTCCTTGCTGCCTGGGGCTGGATGACCCCAAAGCGGCATTTGTGACATGCATGTTCCCAGGCAGCAGGAAAGGGGGCCTGACAAACAGACGACATGCAGGCAGgaggggctctgtgtgtgtgtgtgtctgtctgtccgtgTGTGCGTACACGTGTGTGTCTCCGAGAgacaagaaaggagggagggagctgggagggtCATACCGTCGGTCCAGGCCTCGTGGATGGAGGCCTTCTGCCGGAACTTCTCTGCCAGGTGGTCGAGCCGCTCCAAC
Above is a genomic segment from Kogia breviceps isolate mKogBre1 chromosome 18, mKogBre1 haplotype 1, whole genome shotgun sequence containing:
- the ACTN4 gene encoding alpha-actinin-4 isoform X3, translating into MVDYHAANQSYQYGPSSGSNGAGGGGSMGDYMAQEDDWDRDLLLDPAWEKQQRKTFTAWCNSHLRKAGTQIENIDEDFRDGLKLMLLLEVISGERLPKPERGKMRVHKINNVNKALDFIASKGVKLVSIGAEEIVDGNAKMTLGMIWTIILRFAIQDISVEETSAKEGLLLWCQRKTAPYKNVNVQNFHISWKDGLAFNALIHRHRPELIEYDKLRKDDPVTNLNNAFEVAEKYLDIPKMLDAEDIVNTARPDEKAIMTYVSSFYHAFSGAQKAETAANRICKVLAVNQENEHLMEDYERLASDLLEWIRRTIPWLEDRVPQKTIQEMQQKLEDFRDYRRVHKPPKVQEKCQLEINFNTLQTKLRLSNRPAFMPSEGKMVSDINNGWQHLEQAEKGYEEWLLNEIRRLERLDHLAEKFRQKASIHEAWTDGKEAMLRHRDYETATLSDIKALIRKHEAFESDLAAHQDRVEQIAAIAQELNELDYYDSHNVNTRCQKICDQWDALGSLTHSRREALEKTEKQLETIDQLHLEYAKRAAPFNNWMESAMEDLQDMFIVHTIEEIEGLISAHDQFKSTLPDADREREAILAIHKEAQRIAESNHIKLSGSNPYTTVTPQIINSKWEKVQQLVPKRDHALLEEQSKQQSNEHLRRQFASQANIVGPWIQTKMEEIGRISIEMNGTLEDQLSHLKQYERSIVDYKPNLDLLEQQHQLIQEALIFDNKHTNYTMEHIRVGWEQLLTTIARTINEVENQILTRDAKGISQEQMQEFRASFNHFDKQKQTGSMDSDDFRALLISTGYSLGDAEFNRIMSVVDPNHSGLVTFQAFIDFMSRETTDTDTADQVIASFKVLAGDKNFITAEELRRELPPDQAEYCIARMAPYQGPDAVPGALDYKSFSTALYGESDL
- the ACTN4 gene encoding alpha-actinin-4 isoform X9, with the translated sequence MLLLEVISGERLPKPERGKMRVHKINNVNKALDFIASKGVKLVSIGAEEIVDGNAKMTLGMIWTIILRFAIQDISVEETSAKEGLLLWCQRKTAPYKNVNVQNFHISWKDGLAFNALIHRHRPELIEYDKLRKDDPVTNLNNAFEVAEKYLDIPKMLDAEDIVGTLRPDEKAIMTYVSCFYHAFSGAQKAETAANRICKVLAVNQENEHLMEDYERLASDLLEWIRRTIPWLEDRVPQKTIQEMQQKLEDFRDYRRVHKPPKVQEKCQLEINFNTLQTKLRLSNRPAFMPSEGKMVSDINNGWQHLEQAEKGYEEWLLNEIRRLERLDHLAEKFRQKASIHEAWTDGKEAMLRHRDYETATLSDIKALIRKHEAFESDLAAHQDRVEQIAAIAQELNELDYYDSHNVNTRCQKICDQWDALGSLTHSRREALEKTEKQLETIDQLHLEYAKRAAPFNNWMESAMEDLQDMFIVHTIEEIEGLISAHDQFKSTLPDADREREAILAIHKEAQRIAESNHIKLSGSNPYTTVTPQIINSKWEKVQQLVPKRDHALLEEQSKQQSNEHLRRQFASQANIVGPWIQTKMEEIGRISIEMNGTLEDQLSHLKQYERSIVDYKPNLDLLEQQHQLIQEALIFDNKHTNYTMEHIRVGWEQLLTTIARTINEVENQILTRDAKGISQEQMQEFRASFNHFDKKQTGSMDSDDFRALLISTGYSLGDAEFNRIMSVVDPNHSGLVTFQAFIDFMSRETTDTDTADQVIASFKVLAGDKNFITAEELRRELPPDQAEYCIARMAPYQGPDAVPGALDYKSFSTALYGESDL
- the ACTN4 gene encoding alpha-actinin-4 isoform X8 encodes the protein MLLLEVISGERLPKPERGKMRVHKINNVNKALDFIASKGVKLVSIGAEEIVDGNAKMTLGMIWTIILRFAIQDISVEETSAKEGLLLWCQRKTAPYKNVNVQNFHISWKDGLAFNALIHRHRPELIEYDKLRKDDPVTNLNNAFEVAEKYLDIPKMLDAEDIVGTLRPDEKAIMTYVSCFYHAFSGAQKAETAANRICKVLAVNQENEHLMEDYERLASDLLEWIRRTIPWLEDRVPQKTIQEMQQKLEDFRDYRRVHKPPKVQEKCQLEINFNTLQTKLRLSNRPAFMPSEGKMVSDINNGWQHLEQAEKGYEEWLLNEIRRLERLDHLAEKFRQKASIHEAWTDGKEAMLRHRDYETATLSDIKALIRKHEAFESDLAAHQDRVEQIAAIAQELNELDYYDSHNVNTRCQKICDQWDALGSLTHSRREALEKTEKQLETIDQLHLEYAKRAAPFNNWMESAMEDLQDMFIVHTIEEIEGLISAHDQFKSTLPDADREREAILAIHKEAQRIAESNHIKLSGSNPYTTVTPQIINSKWEKVQQLVPKRDHALLEEQSKQQSNEHLRRQFASQANIVGPWIQTKMEEIGRISIEMNGTLEDQLSHLKQYERSIVDYKPNLDLLEQQHQLIQEALIFDNKHTNYTMEHIRVGWEQLLTTIARTINEVENQILTRDAKGISQEQMQEFRASFNHFDKQKQTGSMDSDDFRALLISTGYSLGDAEFNRIMSVVDPNHSGLVTFQAFIDFMSRETTDTDTADQVIASFKVLAGDKNFITAEELRRELPPDQAEYCIARMAPYQGPDAVPGALDYKSFSTALYGESDL
- the ACTN4 gene encoding alpha-actinin-4 isoform X2; this encodes MVDYHAANQSYQYGPSSGSNGAGGGGSMGDYMAQEDDWDRDLLLDPAWEKQQRKTFTAWCNSHLRKAGTQIENIDEDFRDGLKLMLLLEVISGERLPKPERGKMRVHKINNVNKALDFIASKGVKLVSIGAEEIVDGNAKMTLGMIWTIILRFAIQDISVEETSAKEGLLLWCQRKTAPYKNVNVQNFHISWKDGLAFNALIHRHRPELIEYDKLRKDDPVTNLNNAFEVAEKYLDIPKMLDAEDIVGTLRPDEKAIMTYVSCFYHAFSGAQKAETAANRICKVLAVNQENEHLMEDYERLASDLLEWIRRTIPWLEDRVPQKTIQEMQQKLEDFRDYRRVHKPPKVQEKCQLEINFNTLQTKLRLSNRPAFMPSEGKMVSDINNGWQHLEQAEKGYEEWLLNEIRRLERLDHLAEKFRQKASIHEAWTDGKEAMLRHRDYETATLSDIKALIRKHEAFESDLAAHQDRVEQIAAIAQELNELDYYDSHNVNTRCQKICDQWDALGSLTHSRREALEKTEKQLETIDQLHLEYAKRAAPFNNWMESAMEDLQDMFIVHTIEEIEGLISAHDQFKSTLPDADREREAILAIHKEAQRIAESNHIKLSGSNPYTTVTPQIINSKWEKVQQLVPKRDHALLEEQSKQQSNEHLRRQFASQANIVGPWIQTKMEEIGRISIEMNGTLEDQLSHLKQYERSIVDYKPNLDLLEQQHQLIQEALIFDNKHTNYTMEHIRVGWEQLLTTIARTINEVENQILTRDAKGISQEQMQEFRASFNHFDKDHGGALGPEEFKACLISLGYDVENDRQGDAEFNRIMSVVDPNHSGLVTFQAFIDFMSRETTDTDTADQVIASFKVLAGDKNFITAEELRRELPPDQAEYCIARMAPYQGPDAVPGALDYKSFSTALYGESDL